Proteins from a single region of Oncorhynchus nerka isolate Pitt River linkage group LG18, Oner_Uvic_2.0, whole genome shotgun sequence:
- the LOC115146049 gene encoding mitochondrial ribonuclease P catalytic subunit-like isoform X3, which yields MRLSDHRHAFFCRHETSHLTVYRCSILLLTMSSLLILKTRICLKYISPLFNPSTAGFTPLNNVISKLSVSSRLLCTKGGSRHAGNNRKEDRQREFNIRERLPFPKSVFASGTAKRTAEYQKKRAEEEPDFPRKNKRVKPPDHPLTASEWKSLKLTSPNPDRFDVRMMSSMLADGTDINVAKSLLAYVAMDTGTLSYELLLRYLTLCVGSGHHSEVFDMYDIMRSRFRTLDTGASSLFIKGFSRTERWKEALTILENIKRAITPSPRNYGDTIAGAVLHGDGDTAWALYAELMEKGLIPNQETWQALFQCGLSHQGHEDGLQSILLHMRDNQIYPEETLAKDIKAWFESHPEQKWIGSWSTVDPRGVCRSCQAELESIQLSREEYAQLKDRVMGDVIQGRDVFNKTTPEELESFKNFVKRKPAFDVVIDGLNVANIGIKGNQSQTICASTQSCLGALRTFPSTSWLGFCSDTLSTVGPYIDRCVPFHVLSIEFTTGGLKLRCRNILKNDQWKQDAPELFFKCNRKGSEYLSPGGGVGA from the exons ATGCGACTTTCTGATCACAGACATGCCTTCTTCTGCAG ACATGAGACATCACATCTgacagtgtacaggtgtagtataTTGTTACTAACTATGAGCTCCCTCCTGATATTAAAAACAAGAATATGTCTGAAATACATTAGCCCACTCTTTAATCCAAGCACTGCTGGCTTTACTCCCCTGAATAATGTGATTAGCAAGCTATCAGTTAGTTCCAGGCTTTTATGCACTAAAGGAGGGAGTAGACATGCAGGCAACAACAGgaaagaggacagacagagagaattcAATATCAGAGAGAGGCTCCCTTTTCCCAAGTCAGTGTTTGCTTCTGGGACAGCCAAGAGAACTGCTGAATACCAAAAGAAGAGGGCTGAGGAGGAACCAGACTTCCCCAGAAAGAACAAGAGAGTGAAACCCCCAGACCACCCTCTCACTGCCTCAGAATGGAAGAGCCTAAAATTGACTTCACCGAATCCTGATCGCTTTGACGTCCGGATGATGTCATCAATGCTGGCCGATGGGACAGACATCAACGTGGCCAAGTCCCTGCTGGCCTATGTTGCCATGGATACCGGTACGCTGTCTTACGAGCTGCTACTGCGGTACCTCACCCTGTGTGTCGGCAGCGGCCATCACTCTGAGGTGTTTGACATGTATGATATCATGAGGAGCCGGTTCAGGACATTAGACACTGGAGCCTCCAGCCTGTTCATAAAGGGCTTCAGCAGGACAGAACGCTGGAAGGAGGCGCTGACCATCCTGGAGAACATCAAGAGGGCCATCACGCCATCACCGCGTAACTACGGCGATACCATCGCTGGGGCGGTGCTGCATGGTGATGGTGACACTGCCTGGGCCCTGTATGCTGAGCTGATGGAGAAGGGCCTCATTCCCAACCAGGAGACATGGCAGGCCCTGTTCCAGTGTGGTCTCTCTCATCAGGGCCACGAGGACGGGCTGCAATCCATCCTGCTCCATATGAGGGACAACCAAATCTATCCCGAGGAGACTCTGGCTAAAGATATCAAAGCTTGGTTTGAGAG tcatccagaacagaagTGGATTGGAAGCTGGTCCACCGTAGACCCCAG GGGAGTGTGTCGGAGCTGCCAGGCAGAGCTGGAGTCCATCCAGCTGAGTCGGGAGGAGTACGCCCAGCTCAAAGACAGGGTGATGGGGGACGTGATCCAAGGCAGAGACGTCTTCAATAAGACCACTCCAGAG GAGCTGGAGAGCTTCAAGAACTTTGTCAAGCGGAAGCCGGCCTTTGACGTGGTCATAGATGGACTCAATGTGGCCAACATTGGCATCAAAGGGAACCAGTCGCAGACG atctgtgcctcgacacaatcctgtctcggagccctacggacatttccttcgacctcatggcttggtttttgctctgacacactgtcaactgtgggaccttatatagacaggtgtgtgccttttcatgtcctatcaattgaatttaccacaggtggactcaaattaAGGTGTAGAAACAtcctcaagaatgatcaatggaaacaggatgcacctgagctattTTTCAAGTGTAatcgcaaagggtctgaatacttat CTCCTGGAGGTGGTGTCGGAGCTTGA
- the LOC115146049 gene encoding mitochondrial ribonuclease P catalytic subunit-like isoform X1: MRLSDHRHAFFCRHETSHLTVYRCSILLLTMSSLLILKTRICLKYISPLFNPSTAGFTPLNNVISKLSVSSRLLCTKGGSRHAGNNRKEDRQREFNIRERLPFPKSVFASGTAKRTAEYQKKRAEEEPDFPRKNKRVKPPDHPLTASEWKSLKLTSPNPDRFDVRMMSSMLADGTDINVAKSLLAYVAMDTGTLSYELLLRYLTLCVGSGHHSEVFDMYDIMRSRFRTLDTGASSLFIKGFSRTERWKEALTILENIKRAITPSPRNYGDTIAGAVLHGDGDTAWALYAELMEKGLIPNQETWQALFQCGLSHQGHEDGLQSILLHMRDNQIYPEETLAKDIKAWFESHPEQKWIGSWSTVDPRGVCRSCQAELESIQLSREEYAQLKDRVMGDVIQGRDVFNKTTPEELESFKNFVKRKPAFDVVIDGLNVANIGIKGNQSQTLLEVVSELERQGLVILVLGRKHMQRPSRSWDRHDMSLVQQKAHCFFTDNISEDDPFLLYATLHSGNHCNFVSRDLMRDHKACLPDGATRRLFFKWQRGHQLVLSSYTPGKRVRFQRILSYDTIVQTNGGSWHIPYDENGAERCTYEVPQKWLCLTKAK, from the exons ATGCGACTTTCTGATCACAGACATGCCTTCTTCTGCAG ACATGAGACATCACATCTgacagtgtacaggtgtagtataTTGTTACTAACTATGAGCTCCCTCCTGATATTAAAAACAAGAATATGTCTGAAATACATTAGCCCACTCTTTAATCCAAGCACTGCTGGCTTTACTCCCCTGAATAATGTGATTAGCAAGCTATCAGTTAGTTCCAGGCTTTTATGCACTAAAGGAGGGAGTAGACATGCAGGCAACAACAGgaaagaggacagacagagagaattcAATATCAGAGAGAGGCTCCCTTTTCCCAAGTCAGTGTTTGCTTCTGGGACAGCCAAGAGAACTGCTGAATACCAAAAGAAGAGGGCTGAGGAGGAACCAGACTTCCCCAGAAAGAACAAGAGAGTGAAACCCCCAGACCACCCTCTCACTGCCTCAGAATGGAAGAGCCTAAAATTGACTTCACCGAATCCTGATCGCTTTGACGTCCGGATGATGTCATCAATGCTGGCCGATGGGACAGACATCAACGTGGCCAAGTCCCTGCTGGCCTATGTTGCCATGGATACCGGTACGCTGTCTTACGAGCTGCTACTGCGGTACCTCACCCTGTGTGTCGGCAGCGGCCATCACTCTGAGGTGTTTGACATGTATGATATCATGAGGAGCCGGTTCAGGACATTAGACACTGGAGCCTCCAGCCTGTTCATAAAGGGCTTCAGCAGGACAGAACGCTGGAAGGAGGCGCTGACCATCCTGGAGAACATCAAGAGGGCCATCACGCCATCACCGCGTAACTACGGCGATACCATCGCTGGGGCGGTGCTGCATGGTGATGGTGACACTGCCTGGGCCCTGTATGCTGAGCTGATGGAGAAGGGCCTCATTCCCAACCAGGAGACATGGCAGGCCCTGTTCCAGTGTGGTCTCTCTCATCAGGGCCACGAGGACGGGCTGCAATCCATCCTGCTCCATATGAGGGACAACCAAATCTATCCCGAGGAGACTCTGGCTAAAGATATCAAAGCTTGGTTTGAGAG tcatccagaacagaagTGGATTGGAAGCTGGTCCACCGTAGACCCCAG GGGAGTGTGTCGGAGCTGCCAGGCAGAGCTGGAGTCCATCCAGCTGAGTCGGGAGGAGTACGCCCAGCTCAAAGACAGGGTGATGGGGGACGTGATCCAAGGCAGAGACGTCTTCAATAAGACCACTCCAGAG GAGCTGGAGAGCTTCAAGAACTTTGTCAAGCGGAAGCCGGCCTTTGACGTGGTCATAGATGGACTCAATGTGGCCAACATTGGCATCAAAGGGAACCAGTCGCAGACG CTCCTGGAGGTGGTGTCGGAGCTTGAGCGCCAGGGCCTGgtcatcctggtcctggggaggaAGCATATGCAGCGGCCCTCACGCAGCTGGGACAGACATGACATGAGCTTGGTCCAGCAGAAGGCCCACTGCTTCTTCACTGACAACAT TTCTGAGGATGACCCTTTCCTGCTGTATGCCACACtgcactctgggaaccactgcaaCTTTGTTAGCCGGGACCTGATGAGGGACCACAAGGCCTGCCTGCCAGACGGTGCCACCCGACGCCTCTTCTTCAAGTGGCAGAGAGGCCACCAGCTGGTGCTGAGCAGCTACACCCCGGGAAAGAGAGTACGATTCCAG AGGATATTAAGTTATGACACCATTGTCCAGACAAATGGAGGCTCCTGGCACATCCCCTATGATGAGAATGGGGCAGAGAGATGCACTTATGAAGTTCCACAGAAGTGGCTGTGTCTCACCAAGGCAAAATAA
- the LOC115146049 gene encoding mitochondrial ribonuclease P catalytic subunit-like isoform X2: MSSLLILKTRICLKYISPLFNPSTAGFTPLNNVISKLSVSSRLLCTKGGSRHAGNNRKEDRQREFNIRERLPFPKSVFASGTAKRTAEYQKKRAEEEPDFPRKNKRVKPPDHPLTASEWKSLKLTSPNPDRFDVRMMSSMLADGTDINVAKSLLAYVAMDTGTLSYELLLRYLTLCVGSGHHSEVFDMYDIMRSRFRTLDTGASSLFIKGFSRTERWKEALTILENIKRAITPSPRNYGDTIAGAVLHGDGDTAWALYAELMEKGLIPNQETWQALFQCGLSHQGHEDGLQSILLHMRDNQIYPEETLAKDIKAWFESHPEQKWIGSWSTVDPRGVCRSCQAELESIQLSREEYAQLKDRVMGDVIQGRDVFNKTTPEELESFKNFVKRKPAFDVVIDGLNVANIGIKGNQSQTLLEVVSELERQGLVILVLGRKHMQRPSRSWDRHDMSLVQQKAHCFFTDNISEDDPFLLYATLHSGNHCNFVSRDLMRDHKACLPDGATRRLFFKWQRGHQLVLSSYTPGKRVRFQRILSYDTIVQTNGGSWHIPYDENGAERCTYEVPQKWLCLTKAK, encoded by the exons ATGAGCTCCCTCCTGATATTAAAAACAAGAATATGTCTGAAATACATTAGCCCACTCTTTAATCCAAGCACTGCTGGCTTTACTCCCCTGAATAATGTGATTAGCAAGCTATCAGTTAGTTCCAGGCTTTTATGCACTAAAGGAGGGAGTAGACATGCAGGCAACAACAGgaaagaggacagacagagagaattcAATATCAGAGAGAGGCTCCCTTTTCCCAAGTCAGTGTTTGCTTCTGGGACAGCCAAGAGAACTGCTGAATACCAAAAGAAGAGGGCTGAGGAGGAACCAGACTTCCCCAGAAAGAACAAGAGAGTGAAACCCCCAGACCACCCTCTCACTGCCTCAGAATGGAAGAGCCTAAAATTGACTTCACCGAATCCTGATCGCTTTGACGTCCGGATGATGTCATCAATGCTGGCCGATGGGACAGACATCAACGTGGCCAAGTCCCTGCTGGCCTATGTTGCCATGGATACCGGTACGCTGTCTTACGAGCTGCTACTGCGGTACCTCACCCTGTGTGTCGGCAGCGGCCATCACTCTGAGGTGTTTGACATGTATGATATCATGAGGAGCCGGTTCAGGACATTAGACACTGGAGCCTCCAGCCTGTTCATAAAGGGCTTCAGCAGGACAGAACGCTGGAAGGAGGCGCTGACCATCCTGGAGAACATCAAGAGGGCCATCACGCCATCACCGCGTAACTACGGCGATACCATCGCTGGGGCGGTGCTGCATGGTGATGGTGACACTGCCTGGGCCCTGTATGCTGAGCTGATGGAGAAGGGCCTCATTCCCAACCAGGAGACATGGCAGGCCCTGTTCCAGTGTGGTCTCTCTCATCAGGGCCACGAGGACGGGCTGCAATCCATCCTGCTCCATATGAGGGACAACCAAATCTATCCCGAGGAGACTCTGGCTAAAGATATCAAAGCTTGGTTTGAGAG tcatccagaacagaagTGGATTGGAAGCTGGTCCACCGTAGACCCCAG GGGAGTGTGTCGGAGCTGCCAGGCAGAGCTGGAGTCCATCCAGCTGAGTCGGGAGGAGTACGCCCAGCTCAAAGACAGGGTGATGGGGGACGTGATCCAAGGCAGAGACGTCTTCAATAAGACCACTCCAGAG GAGCTGGAGAGCTTCAAGAACTTTGTCAAGCGGAAGCCGGCCTTTGACGTGGTCATAGATGGACTCAATGTGGCCAACATTGGCATCAAAGGGAACCAGTCGCAGACG CTCCTGGAGGTGGTGTCGGAGCTTGAGCGCCAGGGCCTGgtcatcctggtcctggggaggaAGCATATGCAGCGGCCCTCACGCAGCTGGGACAGACATGACATGAGCTTGGTCCAGCAGAAGGCCCACTGCTTCTTCACTGACAACAT TTCTGAGGATGACCCTTTCCTGCTGTATGCCACACtgcactctgggaaccactgcaaCTTTGTTAGCCGGGACCTGATGAGGGACCACAAGGCCTGCCTGCCAGACGGTGCCACCCGACGCCTCTTCTTCAAGTGGCAGAGAGGCCACCAGCTGGTGCTGAGCAGCTACACCCCGGGAAAGAGAGTACGATTCCAG AGGATATTAAGTTATGACACCATTGTCCAGACAAATGGAGGCTCCTGGCACATCCCCTATGATGAGAATGGGGCAGAGAGATGCACTTATGAAGTTCCACAGAAGTGGCTGTGTCTCACCAAGGCAAAATAA